The Hemiscyllium ocellatum isolate sHemOce1 chromosome 41, sHemOce1.pat.X.cur, whole genome shotgun sequence genome has a window encoding:
- the LOC132834615 gene encoding zinc finger protein 229-like has product MCFGVAKASTDHSSWNGNENVLSMDKPWKCGHCGKGFYYPSALEIHERRHTGERPFTCFVCEKGFSAISNLLTHQSVHAVERPFNSSSGKDTSTAVTRKRVHTQKKIFPCSECEKGFTSSANLLRHKRVHTGERPYTCCECGKGFAQSSGLVIHQRIHTGERPFACSQCGKGFTDSHTLLQHERVHTGERPFVCSRCGKGFTQLSNLQAHQRVHTGERPFTCSQCGKGFTHLSSLQVHQRVHTGERPFTCSQCGKGFSRLSSLQKHERVHTGERPFICSQCGKGFTQLSNLQRHQRVHTRESSFACSQCGKGFTQSSHLQAHQRVHAGERPFACSQCEKEFTCSSRLRRHQRVHTGERSFNCSVCGKGFTQSSHLRAHQRVHTGERPFACSQCGKGFTCSSHLQRHQRVHTGEKLFSCSQCGKGFSQLSNLQAHQRVHTGERPFTCSQCGKGFSHLSNLQRHQRVHTGERPFTCSQCGKGFTQLSSLQKHQRDHH; this is encoded by the coding sequence ATGTGCTTTGGTGTGGCCAAGGCTTCAACTGATCATTCAAGCTGGAACGGGAATGAGAACGTACTCAGCATGGATAAACCCTGGAAGTGCGGGCATTGTGGGAAGGGATTCTATTACCCATCTGCCCTTGAGATCCATGAGCGCagacacactggggagaggccgttcacctgttttgtgtgtgagaaaggattcagtgCTATCTCCAATCTGCTGACACACCAGAGCGTTCACGCTGTGGAGAGGCCGTTCAACTCCAGCAGTGGGAAGGATACATCCACCGCAGTAACACGCAAGCGCGTTCACACCCAGAAGAAGATATTCCCCTGCTCAGAGTGTGAGAAGGGGTTCACCAGCTCAGCAAACCTCTTGAGACACaagcgagttcacactggggagaggccgtacacttgctgtgagtgtgggaaaggattcgcTCAGTCGTCTGGCTTGGTTATTCACCAAcggattcacactggggagaggccgttcgcctgctctcagtgcgggaagggattcactgATTCGCACACCCTGTTGCAACATGAGcgagttcacaccggggagaggcctttTGTATGCTCTCGgtgcgggaagggattcaccCAGTTATCCAACCTGCAAgcacaccagcgggttcacaccggggagaggccgttcacctgctctcagtgcgggaagggattcacaCATCTATCCAGCCTCCAAgtgcaccagcgggttcacaccggggagaggccgttcacctgctctcagtgcgggaaagGGTTTTCTCGATTATCCAGCCTGCAAAAGCACGAGcgagttcacaccggggagaggccgttcatctGCTCGCAGTGCGGGAAGGGGTTCACGCAGTTATCCAACCTGCAGAGACACCAGCGCGTTCACACCCGGGAGAGCTCATTcgcctgctctcagtgcgggaagggcttcacacAGTCATCCCACCTGCAAGCACACCAGCGGGTTCAcgccggggagaggccgttcgcctGCTCTCAGTGCGAGAAGGAATTCACATGTTCATCCCGCCTGCGGagacaccagcgggtccacaccggggagagatcTTTCAACTGCTCcgtgtgcgggaagggcttcacacAGTCATCCCATCTGCGAgcacaccagcgggttcacaccggggagaggccgttcgcctgctctcagtgcgggaaagGATTCACATGTTCATCCCACCTGCAGagacaccagcgggtccacaccggggagaagctgttcagctgctctcagtgcgggaaagGATTCTCTCAACTATCCAACCTACAAgcacaccagcgggtccacaccggggagaggccgttcacctgctcgcAGTGCGGGAAGGGATTCTCTCACTTATCCAACCTGCAgagacaccagcgggttcacaccggggagaggccgttcacctgctcgcagtgcgggaagggattcacGCAGTTATCTAGCCTGCAGAAACACCAGCGCGATCACCACTGA